A stretch of DNA from Solea solea chromosome 11, fSolSol10.1, whole genome shotgun sequence:
CTGTTACTGACTGAAGCAGATGTCTCTTGTGCAATGTGGATATGAGAAATGGAACAAATTTGATCCTAAACGTTTCAACACAACCTGAGGCTGCAGAAATTGTTGCCATAAAATTTCCAGCAATTGGAGGAAATTCAATTTCAGTGCTGCTAAATTTATGTTgttaaaaaagatttaaaaaaaaggaaaaagaaaatcagtagTGCAGCAGAGAATGAAAAGTTATTTCGGTCCAAAGGCAGTGAATGATATATACAGTAGCTGGATACCTCATACTGAAAGTACCCtttcaaaaacatcacatatCTCTGTCACTGAAATAATTTCCAATATGTTGTTAGGTGTTGACGCAGGAGAGTCTGGCCACATTGATGACTGGTATGATGGCGCAGACAGGCTCGCTGGGCCAGCCCCTGCTCATCCCCCTGAGTATGGCCGGCTCCATCGGTGGCCAAGGCAGCCTGGCTGTTCTCACGCTCCCTACCACAAATGTAGCTACTCTCCCTGGGTTTACCGCAGCTAACGCGGCTGGAAACCTCCTCAAGCTGCCGTTTGCTGGCCTTCAAGGTAAAATACCAAAATGTCCATGCATGTGTGCTAAAAGCTTGTAATTTGGCTGTATCATagccagtcttgtataaagtagcTTTAATGGATATTTGAGTACAcatatcttaccagaaaatgactttggtagacgttgaagtcacttttatataatattacttgtgtaaaagtcttaaagtttatgacatttactgtacttctgATACAAGAAATATCCTTGAGGGATATATTTTCCTTGAGAAAGACACTTGACACGTTGAAGCTTGTGaatgtgaaaactgtagtgtaaagcagttcatcaagactagagaagctctatatacagtaaatacggACTGTTACCAAGTCTTCTGAATTTATTTGGtcgtaacgagtaacaaagacagttagaggaaatgtagtgaagtCAAAGTACAAGCTGCTAGAAaaacagatacgtgaattttgtacttaagtacagtaactaaTATTTGTACACTGATCATAGCTGACTGAATTGTTATCTGACTCCTTGACACTTAATCCTGCTGTATAATTGGCATTGTTGCGCCAcagaatcacaacacacacgtcATTTTCTCTTGATGTCATTAACAATAACTGTGCTTGCAGTTTGGCTCTACAGATGGTAACGTTAGCAGGTCGGTCATTGGGCCTTTTTCATGGCAGATCACAGTAGGAAAAGCAcgggtgtaaataatcaaattaatggcAGCTCAGTTTTAGGTCATGTACACACACGTAGCCTGGTATTTATAGAAACAAATATTCTCCTCCCTGTGTTTTGAATAATATCATAGTACACACCATGGCCATGCTAGCCAATCAGAATCAGGTTAAGATCTTTATTGTTTTGCAGTGAAATTGATTTGCAGTAGAACAATACAACATAGAATCACAACGTAACACAAAACATCCTCAAGGACAAAAggaataaatagaataaaaaaaaggacaagatCTTCTGTTTAAAGCCACAGTTCAGTCGAGACTGGAGTGCGAGTTAGGGACGAAGGAGAATTTAAACCTGTTGTTTTAACCTGTATCTCCACTGGCCAAGTAAAGCCTTTGCAgactggaaaaaacaacaatgaatgaTTCAGGTGACTTGTTTTCTTCTgtacacacgcaaacacaaaaGTAGGGTTTCCCCGAATCTCCACTTTGGCCCAGAGTTTTCAGAGTTATCCCTTCGTCAGTGAtctaaaaagtgtgtgtttttgtgtggaggaaaggtaaaaacacattaaatgaaatgtgtttttttcagatacccggctgtgtgtgtgtgtgtgtgtgtacttagcCTCAGGATGCATGTTGGTTTACTGTTGCTGTCCCGATGAAAGGGGCTTATTGCACAGCAGCCATCCGACATGTTTTAGTAGGAAAAGCGCAGGCGTTCGATCacattaatgatggctgaggtGGTTCAGTCCATGTGCGTCAGAACTAGCAAGCACCTTGAAACTGAGAATGTTGAATTGAACTCAGCCAtctttaatttcattatttacacctgtgattctGCTATTGCAACCTGTCAAAGTGAATTGAGGCAGCAATAATATTGTCACAGTTACCTGTGCTTTAAACTTGAAAAAtgccctttgtttttttatttggaatGCAGTGACAATAAAAACTCCATTCCTGCATTCTTTCATTGAAGCGCCGTCATTAAATCAAAAGGGTCAGTAAGATTTTTGACATAAGCCTCCGGAATATTTGTCCTTACTACTAATTCCAAATGCCAGCATGTTAACAAGGGTTGCCAACTGAAATCACAACAAATCGCTCTTCAGTTCTACTCTTACTACTACTACACATACTACACATTGCACTTTGCATAGGCTACATCAACTCCACACACTGCACACTTTCACAGTAGAGTAAAAGATGCAGTTTTGCTGTCAACCAAATATGAGTTTAAAGTCAATGTAATAACTTTTTATGCAGTCTTCTTTTTTCACCCGTCGCGTGATTTCGCTGCGTCTCCGTTGCTACGATGCACATGACCCACAGCAAATTGAACGACCAATTAAAAGAGCCCATTTTCTGTTATAGCATTGTAGTTAATTACAGACAGATAGAGAGggcctgacagcaggaggagggttttatttttatttttattatttttattttcctaataCAAACCGTGCACTCTTCATTAGTGGActaatctgtcatttttttctgtcatggttttGCACTGAGTtgatgactaaaaaaaaaaagcaacaaagtgTGTTCCGTATCTTTTCAATATCATATTTGAAACATATCTTTCAAATATGgaacaaatccttattttacaGAACGGTTGGCAACCCTAATGTCAACAAATAATCATACCTTCATTTGGCACGGTGGCTtaatggttagcactgttgcctcacagcaagaaggtgctagGCTTGATTCCCAGTCTGGGACTGTTTCCTCTCACCATCCAAACATGTGCTCAGTCGCAGTGTCTCAGATCAATGGTCCATCTGACCTTGTCATTTTGTTAATAAGgatcttttcctttcctttcagcTGCGACAGTCTTGAACTCTGTCCAGCCCCAGCTGCAGACAAATGCACAGACAATGTTTCAGCCTCAAGCCGCCTCCATGCAGCAGGTCCAGGCCGCCATGCAGCAGGTGACGTCTCAGCCAACACAGGTCACCAACGCCCAGGTCACTGCAGCTCAGATGGCTGCAGCGCAGGCCACCTCGGCGGCCACCAGCGTCTCTCAATCCAACATATCTGTGGCAGCACTGCAGACCGCGGGACTCTCCATCAACCCTGCCTTTGTAAGAAATGATGCGGCAATGATTCTCCTGTGTAGTCGGCTGCTGTGCTGTGAACATCAGGTTCAGTCGTTTAATTGTACTGCCCTGTGATCTATTGCCCATTCTCTGTTTAGATCAGTGCGGCTTCTTTGGGAGCACAGCCACAGTTCCTCAGTTCCCTCGCCTCCACTCCCATCTTCACCAATGCCATGTCCAACATGGCCGGCATCACCAGCCAGATCATTACAAATGCCCAGGGACAGGTGTGTGCCATTCACACCGCAATAGCtattactgctgttttctgtgtgtgatttCTCTAGCTGCCAATGCTCTCCCTACTTTTGTGTTCTAGCCACAGGGAAGCtctattaaaggtccagtgtgtgacttttaGGGGTTTATTTGTAGAAATTGAAtttactacccataagtattgGTGCTTTgccactatacagttgtagcacggctCAGCATGGCTCGACTATGCGAATGGGGTAGTTTTTCATCACTGTAacacctcctcaacgtgggcggagttaTGGGCGAAAATGCCGCAATGTCGTTTTAATATGTggcacaaactagtgacgagcaaagcggTTGTTCTtccggtgtactgaatcattagaatcagttaattaataaGATTACTTcagcacttcctgcatgaccggagcacaggcTCCGTCTGACCCAGTCGCTGGATTAAAATATTGCggaacgggttgtgatttggctcatgAGCACATCAGCTTTCACCAGAATATCATGATTTTAGAaatccttgctaaatgttggattaATGCATGTATTTTTGAGatgtgtctttttaactgacccACGGAGCTctgtgcttccacacttgcctgcaatatgagcaacagaagCCTGTTAGAATTTGTGATAGACACACACGTTGTCcaagaattttgaccctgacatggatttgaacacacaaccttctgatctggagtcagcCACAGAGTCTGTTGCACAtacagagaggcagacagaggcttgttgcgtaaATGGGGTGAAGTCTTTCTTTTATAGTGTGCTTCTGTTTTTGGAAATAAGGGGCTCCAACCTCTGATTGACACTATTCAGCACTGCTTTCAAAGTCAGTGGAGCACACTTTCCgtaaagcaaaaagaaaaaaggctctTCCATCGCTTAGTCCTACGTTTATTGAAGTCATTATTAAGCCTTAAAAGCCATGGCTTTTATTCCAAGGACATCCTTATTGACCAGAGCTAAACATGCTGCCATGGCAGGTTGTTAAATGTCCTGAATCTGAAAACTGGCACAGATGTTTCATTccattatttgtgtgtatttctccAAAATTCAAACCCCATTCACAGATTATAGGAACCCTCCCACTGTTGCTGAACCCAGCCTCTCTAGCCGGAGGGGCTGCAACTCACACTCTCCCCCTCCAGGGTCTCCAGGTCCAGACTGTCTCCCCACAACTGCTTCTTAACACGCAGGGTCAGATCATTGCCACTGTAGGGAACGGCCCTGCCACAGCTGTGACCTCTGCTGCAGTTCTGCCCAAAGCCACTGCTCCTCCAACACTTGCTAAACCtaacacacaggtaaacaaactAAATGACTACCTAAAATATGAAACAGAACAACTGCAAGATCTATGTTTAAACTCTGTTATcacatttgtcttttgtgttattacacatttacatttatgaatattattcatttttccCTCCCAGGCTTCGGTAACTACTGTCACTCAGTCTCCAGTTGTCATTGCTCCACAGCCGTCTGTACTGAAGTCTGCCCCCACGCTCTCCTCCACGGTGCCCATCACCTGTGGAGACATCGCCAAAGTGGGCCAGCTTGTCAGCAGTACGTACAAGTCCTTTCCTTATCTAAACATAGATCCACTGCAAGTAGGTGGATATTTTTAACCAGACTCTTCACACTTGTAGAACCGCAGCAGGTAGTCAGCGGCGAGGAAGGCATTAACCTGGAGGAAATTCGAGAGTTCGCCAAGAATTTCAAGATCCGTCGGCTGTCTCTGGGGCTTACGCAGACACAAGTAGGGCAGGCTCTGACTGCAACGGAGGGTCCGGCCTACAGCCAGTCTGCCATTTGCAGGTGAATTACTGCTTGTAGTCGTCTTCTTCAGTGATGTGTTGCATACAGTTTTTTTATGCATATGTCTTATCTACTTTTCACACAAATAACAATTCTCTGACACTGTCAATGTCGGTAGAGCATCAGGGCGACTGATCTGTTCTTTCAAGCATGCTTGGTGGAGTGAGTGTGAGGCCTAACTTTCAAAGTCAGTATGACTGTGCAATTCACACTCCTTTATGTGTGATGAGGagttttttaacccttagaacacagagcattccggctgcttttttccattactatgtttaaacatatagTATAAACAGAGGCTaaaagaatgtgcaatatagagtgtcttatatccttttttcagcacaacctaggcaatctgatgaaaaaaaaaagaagaatttcaccaactttataaatacaactgagcaaaaagtactcaaaatgtttgaaaatgaatcataactttatACTCAACGACACATAACAAGATGAAAaaaacctataaacacacaccaccaggatgtccagttgtgtattatttccactgcaatttaccatgAGTTCACCTgctgcacagatctgtgccgtgtgagcaccAAGGGTTAAGAATCATTGTGAGTTCCTTCTACGTACTTTGTGATAGAAGGTAACACATTCCATGATATTAATCAAGAGAAGTCTGGTATGTAAAGTGATGAAAATGTGTGATAGCTGGCAttactcttttcttcttcttctctggtagACCGGTGTGGTATTCATTCAAATGTCCAACAGACTGGAATTTAGTTCCTTGCAGTGCATAACTTGAAGCTAGGTCTAGGCCTTAACCCTCtaatgaccatcatgataatcaggctgtctggatttattttgattttatggctgaagtattgtaaaaaaaatgttcagtgagtgagtgcttttttcttcccctttttccaagatagcTTTCAcgttcgatatctggcagttattcaaccgtttagtaATCGCAGTACTGAAAAGCTGATATCACAAATGTGTGACGCGCTgatgaatcttgtctgtgagtGGACGCGGAAGTCCtaaggttctaccgtaatgacacgtatatgggcgcaaagttttgtttgtctgctttccgctatccatccatccatcttctacccctttatcctccacatgagggtcgcacggggtgctgtgccaatgaGGATGTATTATTCAAACCATTGTGAAATTACTTtccaaaatgttaatttaaggCCTGTACTTACTCCACAAGAACAGAGAAACTTGTTCTTTTTCTCAAGgtggcaagaacaagaacaaattTCTGAccaggacatttcatacttcaTGAGAAACAcaagtgcagaactcctgggaagtcctcatagggaatgacaacatttccACATAAACCATACCCACTTCACatttctggccaatcacacaatAGTTGTGAGACACCACACAAGAAAAAGTTCTGCCCAGGTGAAGATGATGCACAAGCACAAGCTGCAAGAACTCCCAAACGAGGGCTGTAAGAAAATAATGACGTCATTCTTCTCTCACAGCCCACACTGTTCagatcttgtgtcgcccggtgacaccAACACTTAGCTAGTAAAACTGTAAAGACACACCCACAAAGAAATTAAtactttctgttctgttctacCGGCTGTTCTGCAGTTAAATGGGATAAATGCTAAATGATActtcctcagtcaggtctgatcaTATTACATTATTTCTATGATGGACGCATCATAGAAATAATGTTATTAAGTGTCACAGACTAAACAGCGGCAGAATCATAACatcgacaacaacaaaagaagaagttacgcactacagctttaaactaATGTTGCCTAATGTATGCCTACTtactaaaaaaataactttgctTTGCACTGCAGGTTTGAGAAGCTGGATATAACGCCCAAAAGTGCTCAGAAGCTAAAGCCAGTGTTGGAGAAGTGGCTGGCTGAAGCTGAGCACTGGAATCAGAAAGGTCAGCAGAATCTGATGGAGTTTGTAGGCGGAGAACCGTCCAAAAAACGCAAGCGGCGCACTAGTTTTACTCCGCAGGCAATAGAGGTCCTCAACTCGTACTTTGAGAAGAACGCACTGCCAACAGGTCAAGAGATTACTGAAATCGCAAGAGAGCTGAACTACGACAGAGAGGTTGTTCGAGTATGGTTCTGCAATCGACGACAGACACTGAAAAACACGAGCAAGATCAATGTCTTCCAGGTTCCCACCTGATTTTTTGGAAAGCAGAACATTTAATACAATGACACAGCTGTAGATAGTGTtgtaaatatgaattaaatgcttttaaagctaatgaaatatgacattttctgagAAAATCATGGAAAATACATGACTAACATCTTAGGAGAGTACCTCAAAAtggtttcttttgtgttttaggTCAAACTGCATGATCTGCTTTTCATACACAGTGATTAAAACAGATCATGTTGATGAAAAAATTGATGAACATGTGGTTTTATAGGCTGCCCCTCTGAATTATTTTAAGTTAACAAGCACTGATTAACGTTGAGTTTCATtacatttatatcatttttgCACAATGACTGACATTATGCTTATATTTAAATCATGTGCTTTTGACTTTCTGCTGCAAACATAAATAGtaatcacaaaaagaaaaaatcatctATATCCCAGTTTTCATCAGAATTCTAATGAACGCCAAAAATCCCTTTGTCCTTTATTGACTCACAACTTTGTGACAAATGTTTATGGACAATCATCATTTTGATATTGATAATCATGAAGATGGGCTTAACATGTGAAATCAGAAATGAGAGGGACATTTCTAATATTATACAGACAACAGGtgcttttcaaagtaaaagtgtggCTCAAGCTATTGCCATTTAGGGCCACTTACTTTAGCTTACTATACTTTgttttagggctgcaattaacgattattttctctattaacAGAGTACTTGATTGGTCTGTaaactggaaatgatgttttcaaatgtcttgttttggcacaaagaaaccagaaaatattcacatttaagaggctaaaattattataataattattgaaagaaaaaaaacacttaatgtaTGCCCTGCTTTGTTTCTCGCTTATGTTGGTGACTGAGTTAAAACACATTCTGTACGagtttgaatttgttttctgtgtccTCTTTTTATGATTTCTGTCCCCCGTGTTTATATGGTACTCTGAGAGTATGCTGTGtttttctaactttttttttaaacttttacttAACTTAATATCAATCAAATTGATTAACTAAAAAAGCAGAAGTATCTGTAACTACAAACTAAGATTTTgttaatgatgtttttaatctgAATGAGTTAGAAGAACGTTGCATGTGCAGTATGGAGTTATAATGCGTCGGAACGATATTGTGGCAGTTTTCAGTTTTCTCTGTTGATTCATGAATTATTTGCACTTTAGTGACAACTTGGAAGGTCAAAGTGTGATAAATggtgtatgtaaaaaaaaaagaggcaagtTTGAAGTTAAGTTtgcaaaataatattttttttagttttcaatCACCAACTTCTACATCAAGAcctattttaatgtcatttttattcagttgaaatgtaaaatattgcAGATTATCTATAAAACCTCACACGCATTATTtactttaaacattttctttgagtTTGTGAAAGATACAGTTAAGTTAGCAAtggtacattttacattttgaataatAGCATACCAACATTGCAGTAGACACTTGGTATGTCAaaccataaaaacataatattacAAAGATctttaatgtatgtttttactTGAATGTTCAATACGAGAAGACAACCCAGAAAGAGATGGATAAAAGAAATAACATATAAgctatttgttgtttttgtccctgCAAAGCACACAGAATATAAAGTCAAAGTAGGGAAAACTataaaagggaaaacaaaagttGGATGCTTTTCTGTTTAATTtcctgtcaaataaaataaataaacctcatCTTTCTAAATCACTCCCTGATGTTCTTGATTGTGTGatttataaatatttgataAATCAATGTAGTGgcagttttattattttcccaCATATTGACCAACACAGTGAATTTATCCTGTAAGGCCAAAAAGTCAAACCCTCTAAAATATTCCGTTATTTACCAAAGAAAAACTGGGAGAACATGCCCCTTTACCTGTTGTATTACCGGTCTTTAGCAGTGGGTGGCAGTAATGAGCCCCATTGTTCGTTGCCAGTATTACAAAAATGACTACACGAAGAAGAGAAACCGGAAATTACTGTTACCCGTTTTACTGAAGGTGctagataaacaaacaaaagcggAACGCAATATCACATGTGTTCGTGAACCTGGTTTCACTTAGatgcttttctgtgtgtgaataACAACGATAATGTGTCCCGTGAGCCCCCCGTTATCATAGGGTAAGAGGAGTTAGCATCCCTCTGGCGAAGTGCGTTGGCACTGGCTCCGTCGTTAGAGCTAAGTGGTTAGCGCgacatgtttattttagtgCTGGGAAGAAGCAGCGCGACATGATGGCACGAAACTGTCGCCGAGTCAGCAAGTAGCTGCGCCTTTTCACTTGAAGGTAAGcgctgttaaatattaaatacaaacgAATACAATGAGTGGTGTGTAACAAATATCGTAGCTTGCCACAAGTTGTTTGGATCTCGGCAGTGTTGCGGTTACATAAAACGTGTACTACTCAACTTACTGCTGACCTGAAGTGCTCCGCATTGTTcagtatgacacacacacacacacacacatactcactcgctcacacacacacacacgcacgcgcgaaTGTTACGCGAATTGGGAAGTTTTGACTGTGTTTACAGATGGAGCCAAATTCCTAACCCTACATTTAACTTCTTATTTCTCTGTCCATAAAAGGTCGTGGTGACACGGGTGTAAAACTTGACTCAGATCTGCACTCCACAACATCTCCACGCAGCCATCACCATGGCGTGGGCTCTCAAGTTGCCTCTCACGGATGAAGTGATAGAGTCCGGACTGGCTCAGGACTTCGATGCCAGTCTGTCCGGCATCGGCCAGGAGCTCGGTGCCGGGGCATACAGCATGAGGTACAGTGTCGAACAGTGTGGTGAACGGCTCAATTTTAACTTAAAATTGGTTTATTTGGCAGGGACAGTGTACACGAATAAGCACCTCTGCAGATGCACCAGAGTTACTATTTTTCACCTGCAGTCccatggacagaaaacaaaacagcaagaTGAAATATCAGACATGATACCACATGCTGTGAAATCAAAACAATCTGCTCCAAGAGTAGAAGCAGAAGGGCAACCACTTGAAAAACGTTATGAATCATCCTACATGTTGAGACTGGCTCTGACCATAACCATTCCCTGAGCCATGAATACAAACTATTAACATCTGGCTGTGCAAGTTTCCACAATTAAATAAGGTTAGActaaaaaaatgtacacaagTCAATCTTTCAactgaatatataatataatactttGAGGAGCCTTGATCGCCATCTTCTGTTCATcttgtaatgtgtgtttgtgtgtgtggtttctctTCAAACGTaatgttttttgtcagttttagtTCTGTCCTGTATGTCTTTGCAAACAAAGCTGCTGTTATGCAAGACACATTTCAGGCATGTTCTGAGTTCTGACAAAGTATTATCGTATAGATGATatatgacaatgacaatgaagaTCGTATACACAAAGGACTGGTGTCACCTGCAATTAGCAGACACAATACAACAGCGATGCTCAAAAGTACCAACAGTTAGAAATACTCAAACATCTAACCTTATATTGAGACAAAAAGATGGCAGAGTAATGTTGGACAGGGCAAATGTATTGAAAATATTGATGAACCCGTTTTTCATATGTTTTTTGAACAGATTGTTTGAGTCCAGTTCTCTTATATTTCaagcaaaatgttgttttttgctgcAGAAAATATCTTGTCCAATTTATGACTATACCTCTAGTACCCAGTTAGATGCTGATTGACCTGTATCAaatgtttatgtataaatatcAGCAGTGTGTGCTCATCTTTAGTGCTCCCTGTtgacatttatatacataaaacttTGATACAGGTGATACAACCAATATTATGTTagtgttattttaaattgtcagttcagttcattttattttgacacacaggCTCGTTAAAATGGGTAATAATAACGACAACagaactaaaaataaacagtctGCAGTTATTcgaacacatacacatatgtgttTCCAGTGTTTCCAAAAACAGATTGAGAATTTGATTAATTGTCTGAATCATTTAATTATGTTGAGTAATTGAGTTGACCACTGGTCACAAACACATGACGAGCTCGTGTCTTGGTAGCTTAAACCAGAAGATTAAGATCTGATCAACAAGGTagataaatatttttgtttatccatttccatttaaatatgtatttgtacattgaaaaaagaggaaatgtttaTAACATTTAATAATCTAGATCTGACAGGCGTGACCAGTGCAATTCAAATCAACTATTAATTAGCTGTGTTTCTCTCCTGGAGGCATTTTGGCCTGATCAGAATGCATTATGTGCAGATAAATTCTCTTCACACTAGTACATCAATATACTTCATGTACAGAGCCTGTactgatatttactgtacatgtgccACATTATTCTTTACACTTAATGGAATCTTATGGGAGAAACTATCTATGTCACAATGCAGCTAAACCCTGAATTATTGAGTGTAAATGTCTGAAATGTCTAAAGTTTTAATCGAGCTATTTACAGTATGATGTATCGACACAGTCTTTTTGGAAAGACAATTATGTCAaatctgtgtggattttgttgaCAGGCAATTGTCTGTGCTAGAGATCAGTATctactttgtgtcatttgtcattttcttgcTGGTTAAATTCACTCTCATCTATGTTGCTGCACACGCCGCACAGTGTGTGCAGGTCCCCAGAAATTCTCCCGTTGAGAGGAACAATGAGTTAGTCAGTGGATACTTTGGTATTTAGTGGTGTTGCCTAAATTTCCGCCTTTATGATTAATGAACCGGAAAGCTGATAAAGCCAAAAACCTGTCATTCTGCTTCCGTGTTAGCTGCAGGTGGTTGCGTGAGATTTTCCCTTATTTTAATCATACgtttcaaaataatttgacaaatTAACAGAGATATTTATTGAAAATTGATGTGGTATAGCGGCTAATGTACAGCTTTGTTCTTTTGTCTCTGTTCCCCAGTGATGTACTTGCCCTCCCCATCTTCAAGCAGGAGGAGTCCAACCTTCCTCCAGACACTGAAGACAAGATCCTTCCCTTCCAGTATGTTCTGTGTGCAGCTACCTCGCCAGCCGTTAAACTGCATGACGAAACACTCACCTACCTCAACCAAGGTTAGCATTGGTGTCTTTTTCAGCTTTGTGTAAAGCGGAAAAGTAATTGGGCTTCTAAcctggttcaaatcccgggaCATGTCAAGGGATGGCATGCACCTGAGCtagggcttgtgtgtgtgtgttcactactggtgtgtaaaaaggaaaaatgcaGATGTCCAATTCACTATCACTATTTCTTctctgtgtgcaaaaataactaattctaattctattcACGTCTAAGAACACAAACTGTAACCCACAAAGTTAATTCAATTcccatttgttattattatctgtgTGGCTGTAAACCATCATAGAGGCAGAGAGACCCCATCACTGTTGAAAACTAGAATGTaaggttatgtttttgaaaaacaagcACCAGTATAGTGACATATTGTTGTCTGACTGTTCAGTCTgtcatgtgtgtttacagtgaaaAAGGTGAAggccaataaaacacattagttTCTCCTCTAttacagatattgtgatgtgttATGACTGGTAGTGAAGTAGTATTGTAGAGTTAGAGTAATGCTGTCATTACCACAGGCAAAGGAATtgttaaagaaagaaatgatctAGCGAGGGTGTAAAAAATGTCGCACTGTTGTGAGAAAGGTAACTAAAAAGTTTAGATATCCGCTGTGAGTGTTCTGTGGCTTGTGTTGTCCTGGTAAGCAACTGAGGTCTACTTTATTACAGGACAGTCCTATGAAATTAGAATGCTCGACAATCGGAAAATTGGGGAGCTTCCAGAAATCACTGGTAAAATGGTGAAGGTG
This window harbors:
- the pou6f1 gene encoding POU domain, class 6, transcription factor 1 isoform X5, yielding MSGHETIRVLEVEVDASLPSSVTDGKSEGKAEEGVAQAADQPEGSSSTQDGPTVPQSTGGIVLGEQQVVSVEAPAPTVQTLTPAVPISVALSQPQAAMPITVQGCPQVLTQESLATLMTGMMAQTGSLGQPLLIPLSMAGSIGGQGSLAVLTLPTTNVATLPGFTAANAAGNLLKLPFAGLQAATVLNSVQPQLQTNAQTMFQPQAASMQQVQAAMQQVTSQPTQVTNAQVTAAQMAAAQATSAATSVSQSNISVAALQTAGLSINPAFISAASLGAQPQFLSSLASTPIFTNAMSNMAGITSQIITNAQGQIIGTLPLLLNPASLAGGAATHTLPLQGLQVQTVSPQLLLNTQGQIIATVGNGPATAVTSAAVLPKATAPPTLAKPNTQASVTTVTQSPVVIAPQPSVLKSAPTLSSTVPITCGDIAKVGQLVSKPQQVVSGEEGINLEEIREFAKNFKIRRLSLGLTQTQVGQALTATEGPAYSQSAICRFEKLDITPKSAQKLKPVLEKWLAEAEHWNQKGQQNLMEFVGGEPSKKRKRRTSFTPQAIEVLNSYFEKNALPTGQEITEIARELNYDREVVRVWFCNRRQTLKNTSKINVFQVPT
- the pou6f1 gene encoding POU domain, class 6, transcription factor 1 isoform X1, producing the protein MCLASLFSLAIHCLTAEVFFQPFKSCTLKFPAKDNQVIVMSGHETIRVLEVEVDASLPSSVTDGKSEGKAEEGVAQAADQPEGSSSTQDGPTVPQSTGGIVLGEQQVVSVEAPAPTVQTLTPAVPISVALSQPQAAMPITVQGCPQVLTQESLATLMTGMMAQTGSLGQPLLIPLSMAGSIGGQGSLAVLTLPTTNVATLPGFTAANAAGNLLKLPFAGLQAATVLNSVQPQLQTNAQTMFQPQAASMQQVQAAMQQVTSQPTQVTNAQVTAAQMAAAQATSAATSVSQSNISVAALQTAGLSINPAFISAASLGAQPQFLSSLASTPIFTNAMSNMAGITSQIITNAQGQIIGTLPLLLNPASLAGGAATHTLPLQGLQVQTVSPQLLLNTQGQIIATVGNGPATAVTSAAVLPKATAPPTLAKPNTQASVTTVTQSPVVIAPQPSVLKSAPTLSSTVPITCGDIAKVGQLVSKPQQVVSGEEGINLEEIREFAKNFKIRRLSLGLTQTQVGQALTATEGPAYSQSAICRFEKLDITPKSAQKLKPVLEKWLAEAEHWNQKGQQNLMEFVGGEPSKKRKRRTSFTPQAIEVLNSYFEKNALPTGQEITEIARELNYDREVVRVWFCNRRQTLKNTSKINVFQVPT
- the pou6f1 gene encoding POU domain, class 6, transcription factor 1 isoform X4, which produces MNSQGLPAKDAPLTVNEQVIVMSGHETIRVLEVEVDASLPSSVTDGKSEGKAEEGVAQAADQPEGSSSTQDGPTVPQSTGGIVLGEQQVVSVEAPAPTVQTLTPAVPISVALSQPQAAMPITVQGCPQVLTQESLATLMTGMMAQTGSLGQPLLIPLSMAGSIGGQGSLAVLTLPTTNVATLPGFTAANAAGNLLKLPFAGLQAATVLNSVQPQLQTNAQTMFQPQAASMQQVQAAMQQVTSQPTQVTNAQVTAAQMAAAQATSAATSVSQSNISVAALQTAGLSINPAFISAASLGAQPQFLSSLASTPIFTNAMSNMAGITSQIITNAQGQIIGTLPLLLNPASLAGGAATHTLPLQGLQVQTVSPQLLLNTQGQIIATVGNGPATAVTSAAVLPKATAPPTLAKPNTQPSVLKSAPTLSSTVPITCGDIAKVGQLVSKPQQVVSGEEGINLEEIREFAKNFKIRRLSLGLTQTQVGQALTATEGPAYSQSAICRFEKLDITPKSAQKLKPVLEKWLAEAEHWNQKGQQNLMEFVGGEPSKKRKRRTSFTPQAIEVLNSYFEKNALPTGQEITEIARELNYDREVVRVWFCNRRQTLKNTSKINVFQVPT